In Victivallis sp. Marseille-Q1083, the genomic stretch GCCGCTCGGCGATGTGAAGACTTTCATCGATTGGATGGCCGCCTACAAATACAACCATCTGCAACTGCATCTGGCCGATGACCAGGGCTGGCGGCTGGAAATCAAGAAATATCCGAAGTTGACGGAAATCGGTTCGGTGCGCGGTTCGGCGGAGCAGCCGTACGGACCATTTTTCTACACGCAGGATGAGATGCGCGATCTGATTGCTTACGCGGCGGAACGCTTCATCACCATCACGCCGGAGATCGACATTCCCGGTCATTCGCTGGCGGCGCTGGCCAGCTATCCGGAACTCGGCTGCACCGGCGGACCGTACGCGGTCTGGAACGACATCGGAATTTCCGAAGACATCCTCTGCGGAGGCAATCCGGCGACATTGGAATTTCTGACCGGTGTTTTCACCGAAATCGCCGATCTGTTTCCCGGCCCGTATGTCCATATCGGCGGCGACGAGTGTCCGCTGCACCGCTGGGAGCAATGTCCGAAATGCCAGGCGAAGATGAAAGAATTGAATTTGACCAATCCCCGCGATTTGCAGCGGCGCCTGACCAGTCAGATCGGCGAGGTGCTCCGCCGGAAGGGCAAACGGCTGATCGGCTGGGATGAACTGCTGGCCAGCGGCGTGCCGGAGGATGCGATCATCATGTCCTGGCGCGGCACTTCCGGCGCGTTGCGGGCGGCTGAGCGGGGAATCGACAGCATCGTCGCCAGTTACTCCCACCTTTACTTCGACTATGCCCAGGGAACCACCGCCCAGGAACGTCCTTCCGCCGGCAGTTTGATCACCAACCGCCGCGCCTATTCGTTCGATCCGACGCTCGGCAATCCGGCGTTGACCGACAAGCATCTGATCGGCGCGCAGGCCAATTTGTGGGCGGAAAGCATTTACGATCTGAAATGGCTGCAATACAAGTCGATGCCGCGGATTTTCTCCTTGGCCGAAGCGCTCTGGTCGCCGGAAAATTGCCGCGATCTGGTCGGTTACCAGAACCGGCTGATGTACACCTATCGTCTGCTCGACGATCGGAATTTCGAAGCGCGTTATGCTGCCTGGGAAATGCCGGACACCGTCTATTTCTCCGGAGATTACACCGTCGATTTCGGCGAACTGCCGCCGAATATGGAAATCATTTATACGCTGGACGGCAGTGATCCGGCCGACAATCCGGCGGCGTTGAAGTACAGTGAGAAACGGCCGCATTTTACCGACGACGGCAGTTTGTGCATGCGCTTGATTCTGCCGTCCGGCAATCAATCCTTGTGGAGCTGTTATCAATTCGTCCAGATGGCGGCGCCGGTTTCGCCGGAGGAAGTGGCGCCCGGTTTGAAATTCGAAGTGCGCAAAGGAAAGTTCGATTCGTTGGAGCAGATGCGCAAGGCGCCGGTGGACTACACCTACTATGCCGACAATTTCGACTTTTTGGCCGCCAAGCTGCCGGAAGACGGTTTCGGCTACGTGGCCAGCGGCTATTTTTATGCGCCGAAGAGCGGCAATTACGAATTTTCCGACGCGATGATGTGGGGCGGCGACCTCTATATCGACGGCAAGCTGCTGATTCCGCACGATCCGGCCGGCG encodes the following:
- a CDS encoding family 20 glycosylhydrolase, yielding MKSHWTMFALLLGWAALQSGCASRQLTGKEATNELHLIPAPAEVAVRAEVLVPVAGLPLTTEVADLGLPREGYRLSIAPDGIRITGQSEAGVFYGRQTLKLMTETRQPEAGKAGVMLPVTEIVDYPRVAYRSLMLDVSRHFLPLGDVKTFIDWMAAYKYNHLQLHLADDQGWRLEIKKYPKLTEIGSVRGSAEQPYGPFFYTQDEMRDLIAYAAERFITITPEIDIPGHSLAALASYPELGCTGGPYAVWNDIGISEDILCGGNPATLEFLTGVFTEIADLFPGPYVHIGGDECPLHRWEQCPKCQAKMKELNLTNPRDLQRRLTSQIGEVLRRKGKRLIGWDELLASGVPEDAIIMSWRGTSGALRAAERGIDSIVASYSHLYFDYAQGTTAQERPSAGSLITNRRAYSFDPTLGNPALTDKHLIGAQANLWAESIYDLKWLQYKSMPRIFSLAEALWSPENCRDLVGYQNRLMYTYRLLDDRNFEARYAAWEMPDTVYFSGDYTVDFGELPPNMEIIYTLDGSDPADNPAALKYSEKRPHFTDDGSLCMRLILPSGNQSLWSCYQFVQMAAPVSPEEVAPGLKFEVRKGKFDSLEQMRKAPVDYTYYADNFDFLAAKLPEDGFGYVASGYFYAPKSGNYEFSDAMMWGGDLYIDGKLLIPHDPAGGVYYSKVASVYLTEGYHPFKLEYRTKDFGQMQLYVAFDLERQLPLAGEYLVHRK